GAATGATTAGTTGGTTCTAAGGATCAGCAAGAGCCCAAAATGTTGGTTCAAAGGACCAGTAAAAGAATGAAAAGTTGGCTCCAAGAACCACAATATGATAAGACCTACAACATGGAAAAGATGAAGTCATGGTGTGAGGCATACTGGACTTAAACTAAATGTCACCAACTGGTCTATAGAACCAACTTTTACTCTACCAATAGTTAATAGTGTAATATCCTCTTTCCATCCTATCACTGGTACTTACAACCAAATTTTCATCCTCCCAATGGAAACCAAACAAAGGAAAAAGTGTCCCTGTAAAGAGATGAGATAAAATGATTTCCAAACTTTCGACTGTAGCAGGCCATAAAAAAATTAGAGTGAGGAGTAAACAACATTAGTCTCGATACTGTGATCCACATAACTACTTCTAAAGTGAATGACTAAATAAAATTGGGTCAGCTGGACCCCATTATATTATGGCATTTAACAACATCCAAAACAACTACAAAAATACATTTATGGAATCTGCTAGTTCAATGAACATAAAAAAATGTCTAAAAGAAAGGAGTACTTGGCTCAGCTTGTATTCAAATTTAATAATTGATAAGTTTGCATATCCTCACCTGTTGCCTTGTTCTCTTCACCAATTTCACTCACTTCTCTAGTGCTCTTAGGGGCAACTTTTTCTGCATCAGgttgtttcatcatcatcatatgaagGTCAACTTCATCCTGAAATTTTAGAGTAATATAATGGCAGAAGACTGAATATTTACCAGGAAGTCCTGCTTTGTCATGAAACTAAACCTAAAATAAAAGCCCATATACTATAACACAATAACTGACATTTCCTAATGAATATATTTTGTGGATCAGTCATTTGTGTTCCTTAAAAGAATATATCATATTAGAAGTCCCCGTAAGATGTTCTCATGAATTTAAAATCACTTATCAAGAAACAATGACGACAGAAGTTCCAGGATCACTATCACCATGAAACAGGAAAAGCAAGAGGCAGGTGTTAAGAGTCTACAAACTTCTTTTAAGCAAATGCAATTCATCATAATCATGCATTAGAAAACACAGGCACAAAAAAGCCACTGGAAGGAAGCTTGGTAAGCACAGAAGTGCCACACAGATAATTGCTTTAAAGACGCTAAGTGCCATGACAAAAGGTTAACCAAAATCATTAAGAGAATAGAGGAGTTCAAATTACTTCAAATGAGAATCAAAGTATAAAAGCCATAATCCTCTAAATTTCCCTGAGATTAATGCAATCAGCAAAAATAAAATGAACACATCATCTTCTACTACTATCCTGACTTTAAAAATTATGGCAGATTATGGGAAAAATTAAACATAATTTGCATCATCTTATTCATAATCAGGACAATATCTTATCTAAATAAACTAATGCTACAACTATGAGCAATCTCACTCACCAGAACTATAGTATGGTCGCATGTGTATTTTACAGGAGGGGTTTTAATGTAACCAGGATCAAACCTAGAACTGTTTGGGTAACCAGCCAACTTCCCAGGTTGCTTGTAGAAGTATGTAAAGgaatcttcttcatcttcctataTTTGGAGAGAGAGTTTCAATAACCTTATCTAAAGCAAATAATATATTTTTCACATCTACATGAAAAGGGTAGATTTTGAGAAGCTTTTCTCCTCATGGCAGTGTCCCACAAGAAAGAGATATTCACTGGGAAAATTCAAATTAGAACTCAGCCTTCCCTCAATATCATGGAGAGGAAACACCAATCTACACAAAACCTCAGAGAATAATCTTTAAATATATGTAGTAACTGCTTGTTTTGGGCCCATCCTTAGCCAAATAACAACTGCCACAAAGCTTGTCATTAACCTTCCCTCTAGTAATAATCTGGAGTTCACAGTTTTCCTTAAGTGATGCTCGAATAAGCATCTAAAGCATGCTGCTAGTGTCTTCCAGTTTCAAAACAGTAACCTTTTATCTttagtttacatatacatatatatttatcatacaatTATAAACTTAACTGTTACTTcctgcatctgcgaggtagcaccaggaaagagacgaagaatggcccatctactcatatacacatatatgtacatgaatgcccatacacatacataacatttttcacatataaatacatatacatacacatacacagacatatacatttatacatatgtacagattcatacttgcttgccttcatccattcctggcactactccaccctacaggaaactgcattgttacccctgcttcagcgagatagtgccacgaaaacagacaaaaaaaggccacatttgttcacacttagtctctagctgtcatgtgtaatatgctgaaaccacagctccctacccacatccaggccccacagacctttccatggtttattccagatgcttcgcatgccctggtttagtccactgacagcacgtcgaccccggtatatcataacattccaattcactattccttgcaaccctttcaccctcctgtatgttcaggccctgatcactcaaaatctttttctttccatccttccacctccaatttggtctcccatttcttgtccccccccccccatctctgacacatatatcctctttgtcaatctttcctcaatcattctctccataagtccaaaccatttcaacacactctcttctgctctatcaaccacactctttctatttccacaaacatctcttaccctttcacacttactcgatcaaaccacctcacaccacatactgtcctcaaacatttcatttccgacacatccactctcctctgtacaaccctatctatagcccatacctcacaaccatatgatattattggaactactattccttcaaacatacccatttttgatctcctcCAAGATAGGAGGCAAATAAAATGAGTggaagtggggagctggaaatccttcccttcagttttcatttttccaaaagaaggaacagagaaggaggccaagtgaggatctttttttctaaggctcggtcctttgttcttgacactATATTGCTAACGTGTTATAAAGATCATATATACTTTGATAATGCTCTTCTATAGAGCCTCCATAAGATTTCACTTACTCGCTAGGTTAGGTATTTTATGATTTTATCTTAATTTTACTACTGTAATACTGTTAACTTTCTGAAAATGTCTAAACTTACCAATAAAAGTTGTGAAAATGATAAATCAATATAAAGCTGAATAAATCATCATTAACTCAttgcaaaataatatatattcatttcttaatCAATGACATCACATCAATATCAAATCTATATGACACCAAGACCACAATATGCATATGCAAAATCACAAACCTCGCTAGTAATGTATTCAACCCAACAAGGTGTCTTCCTCAACATccaggagatatatatatttggaggagGCTTACTGGTGTCCCCAGGGTCGCACATCACTTTTATGTTGATACGACTGTTTTTGAACAAGCTTTTCATCACACCAACATACTCATGACCCTAAAAACAATGGTATAAAATATCATCAGGTGGTGACACATGGAATTTCAATCCCCAGAAATTTTTCACATTTTGAAGATCACATTGCATTACTATATACACAATATCATCATGGTTGTGGCTTCTGTGCCTAGCCAAAAATACTATAATTTATTGATGAGCAATATTTTCCATTCATCATTTAGTCAGATCATCTATTTCAACAAAGAGTACCCAGCAAACAAAACAATTTTCTTTAACCCACTTAATCCTCTATTTCAACAAAATAGTTTCTTAAAATACAAGATCAATAATTAGGTAAGAGGTATACAGGTGGAATTAAACTGGCCACACCTGTTTAATTAACCCTAGAAGTTAGCAAAAAAGTGAACTTGTGTACATATGTGAATACAACATTTATCGATCTAGAAAAGGCAAATGACAGAGAGAATCTAAATGCTATTTGGAAGTTCTAACTATATACTGTGAATGGAAAACCTATAAATGCTTTTGGGAGCTTTTCTTATGGAAAAAGTTTAAGTGTGAGAAGGTTGTGGCTTGTAATGCATAAGTGTGAGAGATGATTGTGGCTTTAAATGTGCAAGTGTGAGAGAAGGTAATGGCCTAAAATGTGTAAGTGTGAGAAAAAGTTGTGGCTTTAAATGTAAAAATGTGAGAAAAGGTTGTGGTTTGAAATGTGTATGAATGATAGAAAGTTGTGGCCTGAAATTTGAGAGTACAAGAAAATCTTATGGCTTAAAATGTAGAGAAGGTTGTGACCCAAAATGTGCAAGTGAGAAAGAAGGTTGAGACTTGAAAAATAAAAGTGGAAGCTCGTCAAGGCTGTGTCATGTTCCTatggttgtatatatattattttgctccACACAACATATGTAACTCAAGACATCACAGGATGTTTCATTGGCTCTTGCCATCAAAGTAAATCCTAGCTAAATACCACCAATCACCCATTTATGTCACTAGCAACCCATGCCACATCTACATAaaatataatgcaacacaatttcAATTTTAAAAAATCCGTAAGGTGAATGCATCATAACATTACCAGTTTCAACTGGATTCATACATTCCAGTACCACTCAACTGGATTCACATGCAGACACCACTTAAGAACTGTATGATTACATTAGTTTCAATATCTAACATTAATCCATTCTAGTAATCTTATACTACATTATCTATCATATCATCTCATTAATTAAGAGATTattaaaaaaaacacatacatttTCTTGAATGATGCTAAATGTACAAGTCCATTACTGTATTTTGTTTTATGATAAACATTTTCTACAGTAGCAatgtttatttttgataaaatacaAAAATAGTTTATGTTAATTCATTCATGTACATAAAGTTCTGTCTCTATCAACTGGAAAATATGcaaaataggtaaaaaaaaaaaatataaatgtgttTGGTAGAGGGAAGCGATGAAccatcaatgggctgaaccaaggatTATGAAATGAATGGTcaggggtctgtggggcctagttctGGATAAAGGGGTTCTGGtatcgatgcattatacataacagctaaagagtggatgcgaGTGATTGAAACCAattatttgtctgttcctagcaacATTTCACTGACAGGAGAAATGGCAAACAATtatgaaacaataataataataatttcataacattatatataacagctTAAAAGTGTATGTGTGCAAGTGAGGCtgctcttcatttgttcctgaagGTGAGGGAAACAGTTGTgcataagagaaaaaaagagaaacacttCTATAAGTCAACAGAACTTATGGAAACCTAATTTCTCTTTGCAGCCGAGATTTACTTTAATTTTAGGTCTCTAGTTCGTATATACCAACAAAATATGTCCAGTTTCCCTTCCATCATTTAGGAAGGTGAACTGCTCACTAATAATATGGTAAGGAATGTGCACAGGAACTTGCTTGGCCAGTGAATGCACTAGTcagtaactgaataccctaaaTAAATTCTATTTGCTGAGAAGCTGGGAGGAAAACAGATGTCATTACAATTATATGTTTCAAATCAAACATTAGAAATTAAGGCAAATGAAGAATACACCCACAACTTTGGTGTAATGTATAATATACTAAAACCAGAGCTCAACATTCAAAGCCAAGCATTACAGACTACACCATGGTTCCCCCATATATTCTCTGATCTTCATCTCACTACAACTATCGATTTCTTATTCTCTGAATAACCCCCAGTGGTGCATGTCATGACCCTCTAACCTTATTCTTGTCTCTAAATGCTAACATACAAAAGTTTATACAACAGATAATACAAAAGCTGGTGCTTCACCCTGTAGCATTGTAGGAATGTGCTAAGTTCTGTGTTATAATTCTTATTTCCTACATTTTATCCTCGGCTTCACGTCCTTCCCACTTGGGCTAACAGTACAACTCAATGTCAATATTACATCATGTCCTTTTTAAGAAACAAGGGATTTCTATTCAACTTAAAACACATATCTCGTGAGAAGCAAAGTAGATAATTATCAGAATGACAGAAAAAGGTGAAAATGGAAATTTCATCTTTACTTAGTTGCAATTCTTTTCCTGTCTATGATGGAAGGCCCATCAAGCAGAAACTTGATGCAACTTCAATGACAACATCAATTTCGACTACAATACTCACCGGTCGGGTGGTAAGGTGCCATACTCCCTGCTCAGGGTAACAGCTCACAAACACCACAGAAATAGCGATCAGAATCAGAAATTTCAGCATAGTTTCTTAAGTAAACCCTTCTTAGCTGGTCATACCTTCGCAGCAAACCAGCAGACGTCAACAACCAACTGaatatcaaccaaatattctttttattaatCGAAACAAATATAAAGATAATCTAGTAGTCTATTAAGAGAGCTCAGTATCATAACCTTTTTCATCAACGTCATttccttctcttatacatatgCAATGGTTTAGTCATCTATAATTTGACCATATAAAAATATTGGGTATTTTATAACTTTCAGAGATCAACAACAAATGGTTTCAATAAAAGTTGTTGATTTAATAGCAGTTATTCAACCAATGTCTTAAGTCAATAGGAGCAAAATTCCGTATAAAAGTATCCCAATCATATGATCAAGCTCAGATCAAAATCTTATATTTGAAGTAATGCAGGTACTATTTACTCCCGTTACCAGTTACCGAAACTATCTATGATCTCCATATCACCATGATTTAAATTTTTTCCTTGATTTATAGGGACGATGCCTGTTTGAGCCTTGAAAATAATGTAACCTTTTTCCCCGGTTTTGCTTCTTGGTCTTGCAACGCCTACATGAACGACGGCTCGTCGTCCCGTGAATCCGGCCAGCTATCTTGCATGATATGGTGCTGCTGTGCATTCCTGTTTCTCTTTGGGATATCATAATTTTTCACGTTTGCAGTTCtccataagttttttttttatgtcattgaATCATATCTTTAACACGTGCCATAAAGTATATTAGCACTAAATTAAAAAGTAGGCATTGGTGTGGTTTGAATTTTcccatatttctcttttcttcgtTAATATACATTAGATTTTCTTATGGTACTGCGTCCCATGACTGTCGCCATTGCCTCCTGGATTTCTATCACCGTCATTTCTTCTTTAAGTAAGTAAAGATAGGTTTTAGATGCGGAAATGTCCTAAATAAAGGCCATTCCTGTTCCCTTCCTCAGATCCCCTGTCAACCGAGGCAAATCAACTCTTTCCATCTGGAGGAAAGAGAAATCTAAGGCAATAAAAGAGTCTAATAGCGACAATAAACTAAAGCGATAAAGATGACATAAAACGAGATATATATCGAACCATAAACAACGAAGTTTTTAGGATCTAAAGATACAGAAATTTATTCTCCAGAAAATGAGGCTCAAGTTGGCGCGCCTCTCCAGTAAGAAGAGCTACAGAAGTCTTTCCACAGCCCAGGATCCCCTGGGGTGTGAGGACCAGTTGTAAGAAGGAAAAGgaacttataatgaaagaaagaaaatagaaactcATAATGAAAGTAGGAAAAAaggaacttataaaaaaaaattcgggAAAAACATATCCCAATGAATTCGGGGCTTGGTCATATAATCTCATACTAAGTAAACTTGAAAGGAAAAATGCAAAAGGAAGGATAAAATGATATCTTGAGGTACAACAATTTATTGATAACAATGGGTTTTTCCCATCCTATGTATAAACGCTATGCATGattggatataaaaaaaaaaaactattatcattcatCTGACCAAAATATTCTACTCCTAATTACAGGTGTAATTTTCACTGTAAACACAGGACGTTTTCAGAACAAACATCCAAATTCAGACCTATTCTTAGACGACCAACTACAAGGTGTCTTTGTGGGGGTTGATTTCTGATATGATTATATCCTCAAAATCCCATATTGTATTTAATCTTTCCCATTTTGATACATTTCCAGAAGAACTGCATgttggaattctctctctctctctctctctctctctctctctctctctctctctctctctctctctctctctctctctctctctctctctctctctctctctctctctctctaagagtgGTACCGGACTCTACCTGCTCAAATTTATATAGTCAATGTAAAGCCACCTTTGGCGAAACTTCAAACTTTTCGTTTAAAAGGAAACTTCGAACTTCAAACTTTTCGTTTAAAAGGAGGCCATGTttgccctgctactgagtgcagcgcagccttggaggttGCAGGAGCCCTCGGAAAAAAGGGCCTTTAGGTAAAATCAGTATCGTATCAGAAAGGCGTACTGAAATGATATAGACTGTTACAAAAATATAGAGATACTAGGAGTAGTGCAGGAGTCTCGATCGAAGTGCACCCAGACATTCAAGTTTCGAATTCAGATTTGCGTTAATGAATCATAAAAATGAATTATCTATAGCCTCCAGAATGCGATAGTAATATCCATAAACAATCAATCAATTTATTTGGAAGAAACATAATCCATTTCTAGGTCGTGTGAGCTTTTAATTACGGAGTTCTTATCAAAAACTCTTAAATATAATCTCCAATCTGGCTGCAACCAATGTGTGTCTCAGCCAGCCCGTCAATCCTTCCTTCCCGGATTGTTGACATACACAATTTACATGCCAAATGTCAAGGCATTTACTTCATGTGGCTGGTTAAATCTAAAGGAGTATTGGATTTTAATGGAGGTAATCATCCTTTTTAGTTTTGCTTCACCTCTGATGTGAAAAAAGTTGTACCCGTCCCATTATATGTTCAGTATTTACTCGAAAGTGGTAATGAATTTGTTTAAGGCCCAGTCTAATACTTTACCCATGGTTAGTCGTTGCTTAATGAGTTTGTATTTAAAGTTGTTAATGGTTCTGTCATTCACTTATCAAGGGGTATTGTGGACGACTTTCATTCACTTTTTTGGAGGCTAAAGAACTTTTGTCCCATCTGTAGTTTGGACCTCGAAATTCCTTGGTAAAACTGTGATATACTTGGTTTAAAGAAGACGGTATTATTAATTTCCTCAGTACGTTTCAATCTTAGGAAGcaagttttctgtgattattgcCGTAACTCCATTACTTTGCCAGCTACACATGTTGCCACTACTGTTGAGTAATTGCCTGCTGTTAGCTACTTCCCTTCCTTGAAGATCTGTATCACCTGTTCCCTTAAGATAGTTGGAGTTTAGGAATATAAAGATAAGATTCTTATAGTATAGTATTCATTTAGGTGTACAGTactagaaaaactgatggaacaCTTGAATTTCTAAAACTTCTTAATACAGAAATCCATTTCTGTAATTCGACCTATGCATTGACCTGCAGTATCAGCTCTTCATACAGAGGTTCCTCTCGTCATGTTTTTTCCAACTGCATTTTTAAGTAATTTTGGATTTTCTCAGTGCCACCAGCATAATGTGTCTAAAGGTGAGCATAAGGTGGCTGGTGGAGAGGTTTTGAGGCATGTGGACCACCATTTCTAGAGGAAGGTGGGAAGAGTGTAACGCCAGGGAGTTACTGTCCATTGTCAAGGCTCCCGTTTGTGCGATATAGTAGGTTAGTTGCCACCAGAAGGCAAGGGGTCAGAGGATTCTAACTCCCGGGAATCAAGAGATTCACAGCTTACAGGACACACCATGGAGAGACACAGATTTACATTCCTCACGACTAACTTTTCTCTAGTTTTCGAGCACTTTATAATGCTAAAACTGAAAAACTATATGCCTGGCTCCTCCTAATCTGGTTACAATACAGTGTATGTGTCTTTGGTTTGGAGGGATGTCTAGTTAACAGTTTTAAGATAGCAGCATACTGATGATTGAAATTACTTTGCTGATGTTCATGCTTCCCAGAATAATCTACAGTCTGAAATACACTTAGCATAACAGGGTACCAGCTACTTTAACAAAAGGGACTTTCAGAAGTATATtgtcttatttcttattttctttctttttatattcagATCACACAGCAATGGATGGATCAAACTGTGGTATCACCAGAGATGTGGACAATATTAAAgaaaaatggagggaacaagaaatggaaGGAAAAGAAAGTCAAGGAACAATAGCAGATACTTTGCAAGAGAAAGAGGTAATAGCAGAAGGAAGTATCCAACAACTTGTTACTGATGTTATTTTAACTAGAAATGCAACTGTACAAGTAAGGCCATTGCTCATTTGATCCCGTGGCTACCTTATTGAGACTGGAAAACAAATTAAGCATAATATCGATATCTGTAAAACTGCTGTGATCCAGTAGATTGAAACCAAAAAGAATTTTCTTAAATACTCACATAGAAATGTCCTCAATTCTtagttcattttttttattattattattactattattatcattattattattattattcatgtagCCTTGAAATGAATTTCAGAACCAAATATTTTAAGTTCGTCAGACAACTACACACTTCTCACTTAACATATGGAATGTCACTATTTTTCATAAGGTGTGCTTGAATTTGGAGATCTAAGTTGACCTTTTGCTCATTTTTCCCAAAGAAAGTGTTATATCAGATGTAATATGACTTTCTTTACATGAAAAATGTtaattcttttgcaaaattagGGAATTTAGCTGAATGTAAAATGCAAATATGTACCTTAATACCTATTTCATGAAGCTTAGTTATCTTATGGTGTGTGTAATTTCAGTTTACAAGTACAGAAGCATGTATTACAAGAGAGATGCACAGTGATGGCATTGTAGACTGTCATGGAGGTAAAAAAGGAGCTACACTCAGTTCAGGTAACAATTTACATTTTGATGTCTTTTGTGGCTCTAATAAGTGATAGTTAACTACATTAAAAGATTTCCATTTGTGTAAGGTGGAAATAGTCTATTGTTATGAATAGCTTGTATTTAACTTTTTCATGATATGCAGGTATTTACTTAACTGTTGGTTCTGTTCATTACCGTAGCATTTACTGTGTTTACTCATCTATATTTTCCATTCATTCTCTCTTACTGTAGAAatatttttcacatcttttttaatCTCTTTAGTTTCTTGTCCTTTAGATAATTAGTTTTCTGATCATGCCTGTAGTCTAGTATTTTTTCTCATTGCTCTTCAAAATACACTTGACCATTACATTTATGTTAAAAGCCTGTTTTATAATTTCTGATAAGCAAGTATTGATTACAACCATCTGTTTTCAGAGTTAATACAACAAAAACGGAAGGAGGTTACTGAATGCAGCAATGTTGATAACTGTCATGATGTAAGACAGAACTCCAACACCAGTCTGTCATCAAGGCAATCTGAAAAACTGTACAAGTGTGAGCAATGTGATTCTGTTTTCAGTCAGAAATGTAACTTAAAGAGACATCTTAAGTTACATTCAGGTTACAAGCCTTTTATTTGTAAAGAATGTGGCTTATCATTTTATGAACAAGATTCCCTTAAAAAGCACACAAGAACTCATACAGGGGAAAAGCCTTACACGTGTGAAAATTGTGGTAAATCTTTTGCTCATAGTGGCCATCTGAAAATTCATAAAAGAATTCATTCTGGTGAGAAACCTTACATTTGTCAGGAATGTGGATTGTCGTTCTCACAAGCAGGAAATCTCAAGGTTCATATGCGAGtgcatacaggagaaaagcccCATGTGTGTAAAATATGTGGATCAGCTTTCTCCATCAGTAGTGTATTTAAGAAACATAAAATGGTCCATACAGGTGAACGTCCATATAAGTGCTCTTATTGTGATGCTAGATTTTCCAGTAATTCAAATCTATCAAGACACAACAAAACACATACTGGTGAAAAGCCTTTCAAGTGTCAGGTGTGCAGTGCTGCGTTTCCGGTAAAAAATTCTCTCGACCGCCATATGAAATCCCATACAGGGGAACGTCCATATTGCTGTGAAATGTGTGGTGCTGTCTTTGCAGATATGTCCGATTTGACTAAGCATCGTAAAACTCATACTGGAGAAAAACATTTGAGATGTAATGTCTGTGGAATGGGATTCTTTTCTAAATCACAGATGAATATCCACATCCGAACTCATACTGGAGAAAAGCCCCACAGATGTCTTGTGTGTGGTGTATCTTTTGCACAGATTGGGACTCTCAATAAACATAAGCGAACTCATACAGGGGAAAAACCTTTTAGGTGTGATGAATGTGGAACTTTGTTTACAGCTAAAAGCAGTTTAAAGAAACACCTGGAAAGGCATTCATACAGTGTTTCATCACTAGGTATGAATACAGCTGAAATCTCGGGTCTACAAAGAGCTGAATCTCAGAGTACTTCCTTTTATGATGTTCAAAACAAGGTCGTAGGTGACAACAATATGTGTAGCCATGAAACATTACCACTTTCTTCCAAAGTGGTAGGAGTTTCATCACTCACATCAACTGTTGAAATTGGAGTTATGGCATTAAACACAAACTCTGATGTCATGAATCCAAAACATGCATTATCAGGTAGCAGTAGCTCACTTCCAGgtatttcttcttcctcattGCATGATGATCATTCTACTCTGATGGCAATGGATATTGGAAGTCCTACTCCAGTGTCACATTCTGGAGTTGTGGGAAGGGATGGATCTTATAATTCATCACTACATGCCATTGGTACTTCCATACCTCAGCCTATCTCATCTTCATTACGCAGTCCAACTACTTTTGCAAATAGAAACTCTACACCACTAGCATTCACAGACTTACAGAATGAAAATGGGTTTTGTGATTTAGAAAAAAACTCCCTGAATGTCAATTCATCCCCACGTGTTTCTGCTGCTCTTGATTATCTCCACTCATTACCTGCTGTTCCCATTGATTCCAGTGTCCAATCCACAGTCACAGCCAATACAGTTCCAAGACTATCATCGGTATGAAAGTAGTAATTAATCTGTTTTCCCGTATTTCGCTAAgtaaatgaaaatttttaaatTATATAAGAAGAGTACACCCAATATGTgtgaaat
This window of the Panulirus ornatus isolate Po-2019 chromosome 17, ASM3632096v1, whole genome shotgun sequence genome carries:
- the LOC139754770 gene encoding uncharacterized protein, whose amino-acid sequence is MWLVKSKGVLDFNGDHTAMDGSNCGITRDVDNIKEKWREQEMEGKESQGTIADTLQEKEFTSTEACITREMHSDGIVDCHGGKKGATLSSELIQQKRKEVTECSNVDNCHDVRQNSNTSLSSRQSEKLYKCEQCDSVFSQKCNLKRHLKLHSGYKPFICKECGLSFYEQDSLKKHTRTHTGEKPYTCENCGKSFAHSGHLKIHKRIHSGEKPYICQECGLSFSQAGNLKVHMRVHTGEKPHVCKICGSAFSISSVFKKHKMVHTGERPYKCSYCDARFSSNSNLSRHNKTHTGEKPFKCQVCSAAFPVKNSLDRHMKSHTGERPYCCEMCGAVFADMSDLTKHRKTHTGEKHLRCNVCGMGFFSKSQMNIHIRTHTGEKPHRCLVCGVSFAQIGTLNKHKRTHTGEKPFRCDECGTLFTAKSSLKKHLERHSYSVSSLGMNTAEISGLQRAESQSTSFYDVQNKVVGDNNMCSHETLPLSSKVVGVSSLTSTVEIGVMALNTNSDVMNPKHALSGSSSSLPGISSSSLHDDHSTLMAMDIGSPTPVSHSGVVGRDGSYNSSLHAIGTSIPQPISSSLRSPTTFANRNSTPLAFTDLQNENGFCDLEKNSLNVNSSPRVSAALDYLHSLPAVPIDSSVQSTVTANTVPRLSSV